From a single Methanofollis sp. W23 genomic region:
- a CDS encoding CDP-glycerol glycerophosphotransferase family protein translates to MFILSESSNLCSTQRVWKSSVRNALKGLFFRTLRTLNAIIPKKDNQILFASVPDYSDNAKALYEYVVKNHKHLQYDIIWLVNDPKILQILNQEKINAHLNMSICGLCCLLRSKYIIGTHNHGSRVKVKNQYQINLWHGMPLKSMGYMMDSATDDVLKDVKIGGDANDMLVATSSTTRNALAASFLTDPRKIVVTGQPRNDYLFMKADKRHRLARLLEMDLSKYRRLLLYMPTFRVGYGRVDGIPEHLDILMSESFNKFLEDNNILFVLKMHPSEEYYPFSQDKVKQCNRNVVILKTECLDNHLTSIYEILQDFDILITDYSSIYFDFLLLNRPIIFFAFDLEQYRQNRGFSLEPYDFWAPGPKVTTIETLVEEIQKCISNPDYYEKERKTVNNLINQFQDGNSCERVWEQILYKVRSQ, encoded by the coding sequence GTGTTTATTTTGTCCGAATCGTCCAATCTATGTAGCACACAGAGAGTTTGGAAATCTTCAGTTCGTAATGCCCTAAAAGGTCTTTTTTTTAGGACACTACGAACCCTAAATGCAATTATTCCAAAGAAGGATAACCAGATCCTTTTCGCAAGCGTACCTGATTACTCAGACAACGCAAAAGCGCTGTATGAATATGTCGTAAAAAACCATAAACATCTTCAGTACGACATTATCTGGCTAGTTAACGATCCCAAGATATTGCAAATATTAAATCAAGAGAAAATAAATGCTCATCTCAATATGAGTATCTGTGGGTTATGCTGCCTTCTCAGATCAAAATATATCATCGGAACTCATAATCATGGTTCCCGTGTTAAGGTGAAAAATCAATACCAAATAAACCTTTGGCATGGGATGCCTCTTAAGTCTATGGGATATATGATGGATTCAGCAACAGATGATGTGCTAAAGGATGTTAAAATAGGGGGAGATGCCAATGATATGCTAGTTGCGACGTCAAGCACTACTAGAAATGCGCTAGCGGCTAGTTTTCTTACCGATCCGCGAAAGATAGTTGTCACTGGTCAGCCACGTAACGATTATCTCTTTATGAAGGCTGATAAGAGGCATAGATTAGCTCGCTTGTTGGAAATGGATTTATCAAAATACCGTAGATTACTCTTGTATATGCCAACATTCCGAGTTGGTTATGGTAGGGTCGACGGCATACCTGAACATTTGGATATTTTGATGTCCGAATCTTTTAACAAATTTTTGGAAGATAACAATATATTGTTTGTTCTGAAGATGCACCCATCCGAGGAATATTATCCATTCTCTCAGGATAAAGTTAAACAATGCAACAGAAATGTTGTTATACTGAAAACAGAGTGTCTTGATAATCATCTCACAAGTATATATGAGATACTTCAGGATTTTGATATTTTAATTACAGATTATTCTTCGATATATTTTGATTTTCTACTTTTAAATAGGCCTATAATATTTTTTGCTTTTGATTTGGAACAATATCGGCAAAATAGAGGTTTTTCGCTTGAACCTTACGATTTTTGGGCGCCAGGACCAAAAGTTACTACGATCGAAACGCTGGTCGAAGAAATCCAGAAATGCATTTCAAACCCAGATTACTATGAAAAAGAGAGAAAAACTGTCAATAATCTAATTAACCAATTCCAAGATGGAAATTCATGTGAAAGAGTCTGGGAACAGATCCTATACAAGGTGAGATCTCAATGA
- a CDS encoding phosphocholine cytidylyltransferase family protein, which translates to MKTVILAAGIGQRLLPLTEKTPKTLLSVGEYPILHYQLKALDSHINRNDIFIITGHGSDYIKEFATGCNIVYNEEYNSCNNIYSLFLVKEILDEESFILLNSDVLFDKALLDKLIYTRFENSLIIDDYKNLGEEEMKVKLNKRKLTDINKTMDPKSSSGEYIGLAKFSKNGADKLFKKVENIIEDGKVNEWYERAIKEICNEMDIYGISTDGLPWIEIDNHQDLQKAHDVLNQIKYNKI; encoded by the coding sequence ATGAAAACTGTAATTCTTGCTGCTGGAATAGGACAGAGATTACTTCCATTAACTGAAAAAACTCCGAAGACTTTGCTCAGTGTAGGTGAATATCCAATATTGCACTATCAATTGAAAGCGTTAGATAGCCACATCAATAGAAATGATATATTTATTATTACAGGACATGGGAGCGATTATATTAAAGAATTTGCGACAGGCTGCAATATTGTATACAACGAAGAGTATAACTCATGCAACAATATTTATTCGCTGTTTTTGGTGAAAGAAATTCTTGATGAAGAATCATTTATTCTCCTCAACTCAGATGTTTTATTTGACAAAGCATTGTTAGATAAATTAATCTATACAAGGTTTGAAAACTCCCTAATTATTGATGATTATAAAAACCTCGGCGAAGAGGAAATGAAGGTCAAACTCAATAAAAGAAAATTAACAGATATTAATAAAACCATGGATCCAAAATCATCTTCTGGAGAATATATTGGATTGGCAAAGTTTTCAAAAAATGGTGCAGATAAACTGTTCAAAAAAGTTGAAAATATTATTGAAGATGGAAAAGTAAATGAATGGTATGAAAGAGCAATAAAAGAAATCTGTAATGAAATGGATATATATGGAATTAGTACTGATGGTTTACCTTGGATAGAGATTGATAACCATCAAGATCTTCAAAAGGCACACGATGTGCTTAATCAGATAAAATACAATAAAATATGA